Below is a genomic region from Sphingomonas phyllosphaerae.
CGCACCCCCGGGTGAGCGAGGGCCCCCGCCCGGGCGCGGGCATCGGCGAGGATGGCCTGCGCGGCCGCCTCGCGCTCCGCCCGCTCGTCGCTCACGCGCTGCCCGCGGGCGGCAGCTCCGCGACGGCCTGCGCGAAGCCCAGCGCGAGCGCCTGCCCCCGGGTCGCGCGCCGCCGGGCGGCGTGACTGGACGCTGGCCCACGCAGGGCGTCGACCCACACCGTGCGGCCGCGCTCGCTGGCGCCGAGAAAGCCGAAGAACGCGGCGAGCTCGGCGCCAGGGAGGCCGTACAGGCTGGCGAAGGCGAGGCAGGTCTCGACCGTCGGCCAGCCGTTGTCGCGGGTCAGCCGGGCGTGTTCGAGGCAGGCCCGGTGCGCGGCGCGCTCAACTGGCCCGAACAGCGCGCCGTACCCAGCCGTCAGCGTCTCGGCGTCGAGCCTCACGCCGCGGCGCCGTGCCGCTTGCGGACCGACGAGCCGTAAGCCGCGGCGTTCGCCGCCTCGTAGCCGTTGGTCAGGTCGCGCATCTCGGCGTCGGTCGTGAGGTTGCGGGCGAGGGCCTGCTCGGGCGTCACGCCCTGCTCCTTCGCCAGCGCGTCGGCGCGCTTGAGCAGCGCGGTCTCGTAGTCGTCGCGGCTGTGCGTCGGCTGCTCGCCGCGGGTCACGGCCGAGGCGCTCTTGAGGATGGTCTCGTAGGTCACGTCTTCTTCTCCTGCTCGCTTCATGAGGACCGAGACCGCGCCGACTTGCGCCGGGCGGTCGACCGAGCTGATCTCCCTGAGGCTGAGGTTGCGGACGCGGTGGCGCTTCTTCGGGATGGTCATTGGCTGGCCTCCTTGATCGAGGTGACGTTGCCCGAGGCCGCGGCGTGCAGGTCGAGCCCGGAGGTGTGGATCACGAAGTCAATGAAGGGCATGGCCTGCGTCGGCGCGACCTTCACGCCCAGCAGGCGGGCGAGGTGCGGCGCCTCGGCTGCGACCTCCTTCGCCGCGGTGAACTGGAACATGCGGTCGCGCGACCGGCGAAGCTCGTTCAGCTCGGCCTGCTCGTGCTGGACGTCCGACTTGTAGAATCGGTCGTTGGCGGCCTTGAGTGCGTCGAGCGCGGCCTCGGCCTCGCGGATGGCGGCGACGAAGTCGCGGGCGGCGCGCTCGCGTTGCGGCACGGCGTCGACGCGATCCCTCTCGGTCCGGCGGCGCTTCAATGAACCGATCATGCTGACTCCTCCTCGAATTGCGGCGCGGCGCCGTGCGATGGATCCACGCGGTCGCGGACCTCCTGCACCAGCCGGGCGGCCTGTTGCGGGTCGAAGCCCGCGCCCATCAGCTCGGCGGTGCGGGCGAGCCAGAAGGCGGGGTCGAATGGTGCGGCGATGCGCTCCCGCTCGGCGCGGGCGACGTCGAGCCGGTCCTGCATCGTCTCGGGCTCGCGGCCGCCGTCGAGCAGCGCGTCGAGGCGCTCAAGGCGCTCGGCGGTACCGTCGGCGCGGTTGCGGGTGTCGAGGTCCGGGTGGCGCAGCAGCGCGAGCCGCAACCGGCGGCGGGCGTCGGCGCCCATCAGGCGGAGCCCGACGAGGAAGGCGAAGTGGTCGAGGGCGGCGTCAGGCGTCATCAGCCGGGGTCCCCTCGACTATCTTGAGCTCGGGCGGGCGGAAGGTGCCGACCAGCCGCATGGCGACGGACGTGACGGCATCGCCTAGCAGGCCGACGTCAACGTCGTGGGTGACGCGCTTGTTGACGTTGAGAGCGGCGGCGTCGCGGTAAGCGGGCAGCAGGGCGCGGGCGCGCAATTCGAGGAGGCGGTCGCTGTACCGGCGGACGGTGCCGACGATCTGCTCTTTGTAACGGCCTCCGAACACGGGCTCGTCGACGCCCTCGGTCGACCGGCGGTAAATCTCGTACTCGACCTCGGCCCGCGCGGTCTCGACGGCCGCGCCCCACGCCAAGGCGAACTCGGGGTCGCGCTGGCGCTCGTCGGCGAAGGTCGAAAGGCAACCCGTCGGGCTGTCGGTGTGCGGCGATGCCGCGCGGGCGGCGCGGTTCGCTATGCCGTGGCGGGCGAGCTCGGCGATGAAGGCCGCCTTGCGCTCGGCGCTGAGGGGGATGCGCCTCGACGTCGGTCCAGCGCTCGGCCGTCCCGCCGATGTAGAGCGGCTCGTCGAGCCGCCATAGCGCCTGATAACCGCCGCCCGAGAACACCACGACCGACGGCGAGGGCGAGAAGTCGTTCAGCGACTTGAGGATGCGGGCCTGTTCGCTCGCCACGTCCTCGCCCTTGCGCGGGTCGACGTCGACGTGGAGGAAGACGAGCGCCTCGCCCTTGTCGGTGACGAGGTCGTCGAGCAGATCGTGAACCTCGGCGCGAGTGATCGTCTCGATCAGCCGGTCTCGCCACAGCGGCAGCGCGTTGTCGGCGATGATGCGCTCGGCCGCGACCCGTCCGAGCTTGCCGTTGGGTCCCTTCGGCTTCGCCTTGCCTTCATGGGCGGCGGCGAGCGCGGCCGCCCGGTCCTTCGCGAAGCGCCCCTCCTTCGTGTTCTGCTTGACGTGTAGGTCGACGAACCGCTCGAAGACGGCCGCGAACGTCCGCACCTTGCGCTGGGCGAGCTCCTCGCCGCGCTGCGCAGCCGGGTCGACGCCCCGGTCCGCCGCGTCGAGTGCCGCGCGGGCCTTCTCCCGTGCCTTCTCAAGGCTCACCAGTGGGTAGGCGCCGAGCGTCATGCGCTTCATGGCCCCCCGGGTCTCGCCGTCGCCCGCCCCGGCGACGCGGTAGAGCAGCGACCAGCTCTTCGCGCCCTTGTCGCTGACCCGGATACGGAGCTCGCGGACGATGGTGTCACCTATCTCGACGCGCTTGCCCGCCGGGGCGGTGAGCTTCTCGACCCGCTTGTCCGTCAGCCGTTCCCGGGCCGACTGATGCCCAACCTTGACCGTCCCCGCTGCCGTCGCCATGCCAATCCTCCTCGCTACCCGGGGTAGCTCCGGGGTAGCAGAGCGGTCCGGTTTGGGTGAGAACAAATAGTGATCTCTCGGAACCGGATTTAGCTGGAGGCGGCGGAAAAGCTAGGGTTTTCGGATGTGCTCGGATTGTATGGGAGAAGTCCGCTGGCTCTTGGTAAGGCTGAGGTCGTGAGTTCAATCCTCACCGGCAGCACCATTTTCTGACGACGTCGCGCCCGAAGGTCCTGCGATCGTTCCGGATTTTTCGATCTCGTGCGCGCCTCGTCATCGCTGGAGAAGCTCACGCACCCACGCACCGGCAGGCGGGGCGATGGGCGCCGGAATTGGCCTTGAAAATCAATCGGGTTAACCGACAGACACCGTATCCATTAATCCGCGGTCAAGCGCCCGGTGCGAGAAGCCGGAGCATGAATTACCGTCATGCTGCGCTCTCCTCGTTGATGCTCACCAGCCTGGCTGCCTTGGCTGCCAGCCGGTCGAGCGATGCGCCCGCCACGACCGTCACGCCGGTGACTGTCGTCGCCAGCCCGCTGACGAACAACGGAAAAGCCTCAAGCCAGGCGCCGTCCATCGCCGCACCGACGAGCCGCACCGGCGCGCTTTCCGGCAGCCTCGCGGTCGCGGCGACCACCGTCGTCAGCCCGGCCTCGCCTTGCACCGGCAATTACGCGCAGATCAGCACCGCCGCGCTACCCGAGATCACCGTCAAAAGCGGCGGGATCAACGGCTGGGACGAGCGCTACAAGGGCCGCCCGCTCAGCCTGCTCAACGCCAGCGTCGATCATTGCCAGACCTTCGACGCGAACGTCAGCCTCGTCGGACCAATGCTTTACGCACGCGGACGCGAAAATTTCGGCCTCGCGAGCTTCGACGCAGCCGGTGGCGCCGCCTACAAATTCTACAACGGCAATCTGGTGCTCAAGGCCTATAAGGACGCAGCCGGTGCGCACGGCGGGTTGATCCAGTCGGTGAGCCCGGGGCAGGCCTATAACGGCGTCGCCATTCAGCCCAACCAGACCGGCTACACCTGTGCGGGCTGCTATTGGGAAGCCCGGATGAAGATGCCGGTCGCTTACGGGACCTGGGCAGGTTTCTGGCTGCTCAGCCCGGACGATCCCAAGAACCGCGGACACTTGGAGGTCGATGGCATCGAATATTACAGCCTCGGCAACAAGCGCGGCCACCACCACGCCACCCATCGCTGGTCAGGGGGCAAGTCGACCGGTAACAACGGCTACAGCCTGTCGGACGAGATCGGCAACGGCGACTGGCACACCTATGGCATCGACCTGCGCGGCATGGCGAAGATCGACGGCAAGCCCGCGATCGTGATCTACATGGACGGCAAGGAAGTCGACCGGCTGGTGGCCAGTGCCGATTACTTCACCACCCCTTTCTATTATCTGGTCAATCTCACCACCGCGTTGCCGAAGACCGGCGTAATCGACTATCCGCAAGCTTTGTGGATCGACCATGTCATCGCGTGGAAACCCCGCGCGTAGCACGTCAGTCCGGGCTGACGAAGGCCAGCGCCTCCTGCGCGATGCGCTCGATACGGCGGACGAGATATCGTCCGCCCTGCAACTCGATATACCCTCCCTCGGTCGGCATCTGATGCTCGTCGCGTTCACACAGGAACTTCTTCGGCCAATCCTGGCAATATGTCACCTTCATCGTTCCTGGCTAGATGAACGGCCCATGTCGTAGAATAGCGTTTACCATGCTGATTTCGCAGCATTTTGCGCCTCTCCTCGCTGGCTGTCCAATATTGGGGCAGGAGGGCGGGAGATCGCCGCATCGGCGCCGGCGCAGCATCCAGAACGGCGGATCGTGCCTCGCGCTCGCCGACGCTGTCACGGATACGCAAGCGAAAACGGACGTTTAGGTGTATCCTGCTGCGACGAGGCACGCGGGCTGTCGCGATGGTCATGCTGCCGTAGCAACGTGGAGGTGGCATGAGGAACACGACGTTACTCGGGGCAGCGGCCCTGACCACCCTTACCGCGGTCCCGGCGTTTGCGCAGGATCGTGCCCCGGACGATCGCCCCGCGCTGCAACGCGCGAGCTTCGAAGGAAGTGCGATCTCACCGTCGAGCGCCACCGCGACCGTCTCGGCGAGCAGCGTTCCGCAGGCAATGGAACGGCTTGCCGGTGACGACACGCGCGTCGACCTCTCGCTGGGGACGCTATACGGTGCCGGCAAGTTCGGCACGAGTTCGACGACGACCATCTGGAGTTCGGCGGCCAGCGCACGCGCGCATATCAAGAATCTGACGCTCTCGGCCTCCTTGCCGTGGATGCAGATTCGCAGCCGCTCGACGATCTTCACCGGCATCGATGCGACGCCGGTGCTGGTCGCGGCCGATACGTCGGCGACGAAGCGGACGGTCGACGGGTTCGGCGACCTGACGCTCGGGGCGGCCTATACGATCGCGCCCGCGGGGTCGCCGGTAGAGGTCGAACTGTCCGCACGCGCCAAGATCAACACCGCAAGCCGCAGGAGCGGCCTTTCCAGCGGCGCGAACGATTATGCGGTCGGTGCCGACGTTTCCGTCCCCTTGGGCACGGTGACGCCTTTCGCCTCGGTCACGTACCGCTTCCTTGGCGACACGAGCGCCTATGTGCTGCGCGACGGCCCGGCCGCTTCGGCGGGCGCGTCGATCGCTTTGGGGCGCGAGGCGTTCCTCGTCGCCTCCTATCATTATTCGAGCGCCGCCACCCGGCAGGTGGCCGCCGCGCACGAGCTGTTCGCGGGCGCGTCGCAACGGCTGGCGGGAACGCCGCTGCGCCTTACCGGCTTCGTCACCACCGGCCTGTCGCGCGGGGCCGCCGCGCTTTCGGCCGGGGCGGCGCTGTCGGTCGGGCTCGGCCCGCGCGCCGGCATGTAGCGCGCGGGCGGGACCCGGGAGCGCGGTAGACGGCCATGCATGCAGACCCTTACGACGACGGGCCCGAGCGGATCTACGCGATCGGCGACGTCCACGGTCGCCTCGACCTGTTCGGCGAGCTGATCGCGCGCATCGGGCGCGATCAGGAAGCCCGGCCGCCGGCCGCAACGAAGATCATCCTGCTCGGCGATATCGTCGATCGCGGCGGCGATGGAGCCGGCATGGTGCGCGGCTGCATGAAGCTCACCGCCGCGAGTGACCGCTTCGTGGTCCTGAAGGGCAATCACGAGGAGATGATGGTGCAGGCGCTGGATGGCGACCTGAAGACCTATCGCGCCTGGCTGGCATTCGGTGGGCGCGAGACGCTGCTCGGCTGGGGCGTCGATCCGGCGGCCGTCACCGCCGACGCGACACGATCGGACCTGCGCCACGCCGCCCAGACCGTCGGCCCGGAGGTGCTGATGTGGCTCGATCGATTGCCGCTGCATCATCGGTACGACGACTTCCTCTTCGTCCATGCCGGCATCCGGCCCGCGGTTCCGCTCGGGCAGCAGGATCCCGGCGACCTGCTCTGGATCACCGATGACTTCCTCATGTCCGACGCGGATCACGGCCTGACGGTCGTGCACGGTCATTCCGTCGTGGAGGACGGACCGGACGTGCGCGCGAACCGCATCGGGATCGACACCGGGGCATTTCGCACCGACCGCCTGACCGCGATAGGGATCGAGAACGGCCATGTCTGGTTTATGGATACAGCCGAACACGAGAATGCCATGCCGCTGTCGACCTTTACCGCTCCTGGTGAACGATGATGGATCCGCTCCATGCCTTTGCCGACGAGCGGCTGAACGCCGATCTCGCGGCGATATTGCGGTGGCGAGACGACAGGGAAACGCGGCCGGACACCGGGCGGCGCGTTGGTCTGGCGAGGATGCTCGGATCGCCAGCCGCATCGGCGACGCTCGGCGTGTCCTTCTTCCTCGCGATGCTGGGAACCACCGCCTATCTGATGTATACCCCGCGCAGTCCGACGACGATCGAGGCACCGCGCTCGCCCGCGATGATCGCGCACGAAACCGCGCCCGCTCCCTCCGTTGCCGAAGTCGCGGCGCCCGAAGCGCCACCCGAGGCTGCACGCATTGTGACGCCGCGCCCGCAAACGCCCGCGGTCTATGCCAGCCGTCCCGCCAAACGCGGAAAGTCTCGATCCTCATCCCCGTCGTCACGAGCCATCGCGCCCTTCGAGGCGGACACGTTGGTGATGCCCCCGGTCGTTCTCGAAGCCAGAAGGAAAAGCGATGGCGAGCGAGTGACGGACCTCGCGCAGGCCGTTGCGCCGACGCTTCCCCCCGTGCGCGCCGACGCCGTCATCGCACCGGCCGCGATCGAGGACGAGGGCGCGACATTGCAGGCGGCGCAAACCAGGCGCGACAGCGTGGCGGCGATCCGCGCCCTGCGACGTCAGTGGTAATACCGAGCCCCGACGAGCAGCCGCTCAGGTGTCATAATAATCGGAAAAGCCGATTTTCCGGCGCCGGTTCCACGTCCTGAGCGCCCAGATCGACAGGACGATCCCGCTCAACGGAGCGATCGACAGCAGGAGATTGCCGACGCTCAGCTCCATCATGTTGGCGATCACACACGAAAGCGCCGTCGCCGCGGTGTAGAAGATACAGGCGACCATGACCCGGCTTCTTCTGACGCGCTCGAGTGCCGGGAACGGCAAGACCACGATCAGCGCCAGCACGCCGAAGCACATCGGGACAAGCGCAGCAATCGGCAAGTCGTTGATATACGCCGAAACGCCAACGACTATTGTTGCGGCCACCGACATC
It encodes:
- a CDS encoding Arm DNA-binding domain-containing protein, whose amino-acid sequence is MATAAGTVKVGHQSARERLTDKRVEKLTAPAGKRVEIGDTIVRELRIRVSDKGAKSWSLLYRVAGAGDGETRGAMKRMTLGAYPLVSLEKAREKARAALDAADRGVDPAAQRGEELAQRKVRTFAAVFERFVDLHVKQNTKEGRFAKDRAAALAAAHEGKAKPKGPNGKLGRVAAERIIADNALPLWRDRLIETITRAEVHDLLDDLVTDKGEALVFLHVDVDPRKGEDVASEQARILKSLNDFSPSPSVVVFSGGGYQALWRLDEPLYIGGTAERWTDVEAHPPQRRAQGGLHRRARPPRHSEPRRPRGIAAHRQPDGLPFDLRRRAPARPRVRLGVGRGRRDRAGRGRVRDLPPVDRGRRRARVRRPLQRADRRHRPPVQRPPPRIARPRPAARLPRRRRSQRQQARHPRR
- a CDS encoding glycoside hydrolase family 16 protein — encoded protein: MNYRHAALSSLMLTSLAALAASRSSDAPATTVTPVTVVASPLTNNGKASSQAPSIAAPTSRTGALSGSLAVAATTVVSPASPCTGNYAQISTAALPEITVKSGGINGWDERYKGRPLSLLNASVDHCQTFDANVSLVGPMLYARGRENFGLASFDAAGGAAYKFYNGNLVLKAYKDAAGAHGGLIQSVSPGQAYNGVAIQPNQTGYTCAGCYWEARMKMPVAYGTWAGFWLLSPDDPKNRGHLEVDGIEYYSLGNKRGHHHATHRWSGGKSTGNNGYSLSDEIGNGDWHTYGIDLRGMAKIDGKPAIVIYMDGKEVDRLVASADYFTTPFYYLVNLTTALPKTGVIDYPQALWIDHVIAWKPRA
- a CDS encoding metallophosphoesterase family protein, translated to MHADPYDDGPERIYAIGDVHGRLDLFGELIARIGRDQEARPPAATKIILLGDIVDRGGDGAGMVRGCMKLTAASDRFVVLKGNHEEMMVQALDGDLKTYRAWLAFGGRETLLGWGVDPAAVTADATRSDLRHAAQTVGPEVLMWLDRLPLHHRYDDFLFVHAGIRPAVPLGQQDPGDLLWITDDFLMSDADHGLTVVHGHSVVEDGPDVRANRIGIDTGAFRTDRLTAIGIENGHVWFMDTAEHENAMPLSTFTAPGER